Sequence from the Pseudophaeobacter arcticus DSM 23566 genome:
ATGGTGACATCGTCGGGATGAACTTTGTTGGAGATCAGGGCTGGGAGTACCTACAGGTATTGACCCGCGACTGGGAGGTTGTGACCGCAGGCTGGGCTAAGGTCGAGTTTTCCCCAGATGTTTGCGATGGTATCATCCCATAAGCACTGCAATATGGCTGCTGGACCAAGGTCCAGGCGCATATTTCAGTCATAGGGCCAGATCCCCTGCCCCAGCGCTTCTACCGCTGCTGAGATACGCTCGAAACTGTCACGCGCACGCCCAACCGAGTGGCGGGCGCGCAGAAACCCGTGCACCAGCCCCGGCTCGTTGATCCAATAGGCCTTGCCCCCGGCAGCCAGGATCCGGTCCCGGTAATCCCGGCTATCATCGCGTACCGGGTCACAATCCGCTGAGACCAGCACCGTCGGCGGCAAGCCGGTAAAATCCTTGTCCTGCAGCGGCGCGTAAGTGGCGTCAGGCCCCAGATCCCCCTTGGGGCGGCGCACATCCATATAGAACAAAATCTCGTCGCGGGTCAGCATAGGCGCCTGCGCGTGCTCCAGATAGGAACCGGCATTGATGTCGCCTCCAAAGGCGCCGTAGACCAACACCTGTCCCATGATGGCCGAAGACAGTTCAGTATCCGCCCGTGCGGCATGTGCCAGCGCCGCACAAAGGTTTGCCCCGGCGCTATCGCCCATCAGCACAACGCCTTTGCCATAGGTTGCAACCACCCACCTGAGCGCCGTCCAGGCGTCTTCGAACATGGCCGGATGCTGGTGCTCCGGCGCCAGACGGTAGTCGACCGCAACCACGCGGTATCCGGTTTGCGCGCAGATCTCGGCGCAGACATCATCGTGACTGTCGAGGCCGCCAACAACAAAGCCGCCGCCATGACAAAACAGAACCGTGCGGCTGGGGTCACCCGCCGTATAAATCCGCAGTGGAACCTCGGATACGATGCGGCCTTCGCTGCTCACCAGATCGGGGCGCGGTGCCAGGAATTCCCGCGCCATGTCGTTATAGACCCTGCGCTGTTCTTCAATGCTGAGCTCAACAGCATCCTCAGGATAACACTCTCCGGTCTTGCGGATGAAGGCCCAGGTTTCCTCGTCTATCAGTCTTTCATAATCCATGCCGAGCCCTTCAGTATCGTGGTCCTGAGCAACAGCCTAGGCCAGAGCACCGGGTCAAGGGAATGGGCAAAGCGCAAAAAAGGGCACGCCCGCTGGCGCGCCCTTTCAAGTTCTTGTTGCGTTATCTTGGCGGGGTCTGGTTCAGCCTGCAATCAGCTGGCAACTGCCGCTGCGGCCATGTGCTCCCAGGGGCGGGTAAAGCCACCCAGCACAGCTGAGATATCAGCGTCACTGGCGCCATTGGCCTCCAGCTGCGCCACCAGACCGCGTTTCTTGTCGTCAATCACGGCGACGACCCGCGCCGGCGAGGAGGCCTTCAACAAAGCCTCGTTATAGACGCGCGTGATGGCGTGTTTGCGCAGATCCGGTTTAAACACCTTGCCAACGGCAGTTTTTGGCAGCTCGTCCAACACGGTGAGATGTTTTGGAATGGCGGCACGCTCATGCACGTGGATCTTGCAATAGTCCAGCAGCTCCTCGGCTGTGGCACTTGCCCCCTCGACAAGTTCGACAAAGGCACAGGGCAGCTCGCCAGCATGGGCATCGGGCTGGCCAATAGCACCTGCAAAGGCAACGGCCTCGTGCCCCAAAAGCGCCTCTTCGATCTCAGCCGGGTCGATATTATGACCACCACGGATGATCAGATCCTTGGCACGCCCCGTGATCCAAAGGTAGCTGTCTTCGTCAAACCGCCCCAGATCGCCGGTACGCAGATATTTGTCCTTGTAGTAGAGATCGACGTTTTTCGCCGCCTCGGTATAGGTGTGTCCTGCGTAGACACCGGGGTTCGAGATGCAGATTTCGCCCACCTCATCAACGCCGCATTCCACCAGCCCTTCTGCGGTGCCCTTGACGATCTTTACATCCGTATAGGGGAAGGTGATCCCGATTGAGCCGATCTTCTTTTCCCCGTCGACCGGGTTGCAAGATACCAAGCAGGTGGCTTCGGTCAGACCGTAGCCCTCAATGATATTGATGCCCGTGGCTTCCTGGAACCGGCGGTACAGTTCAATCGGTAGCGGAGCGGAGCCGGAAAAGGCAGTTTTTACAGTCGAGATATCCGCATCCACCGGGCGCTGCATCTTGGCCGAAATAGCCGTGGGCACTGTGATGATAAAGGTGATCTTCCAGCGTTCGATCAGCTTCCAGAAATTGTCAAAAACACCTTCGCCACGATAGCCCTGCGGTGTCGGGAACACCACATGCGCCCCCGAAGCAATCGAAGCCATGATGATCACATGGCAGGCAAAGACGTGGAACAGCGGCAGCGGACACATGATATTGTCGTTCTCAGTGTAAAGCAGCGTGCTGCCGATCCAGCCGTTGTAGATCATGCCAGAATATTTGTGCTGCGCCACCTTGGGCATGCCAGTGGTGCCGCCGGTATGAAAATAGCAGGCGACGCGGTCTGTGGTGCTGTCGGCAAAAGTCAGTGTGGTTGGCTGTTTGCGCATCTCGCGGCGGAAGGATTTGTAATCCGCGTGGGCGATCTTGTCCTTGTTTTCCAACTTGGGGCGCAGCAGTGGCACGATCCAGGATTTTGGCGGCGTCAGGTAGCGGTTCAGGTCGACTTCCAGAACGGTATTCACCCCCGGAGCGTGGCGCACGGCCTCGACCACTTTCTGGGCCACGTCGGTCTTGGGGAAGGGCTTCAGCGTCACCACGACCTTGGCCTTGGTCTCGCGCAGAATTGATGCGATCTGCTCGGGCTCCAACAACGGGTTGATCGGATTGACGATCCCCGCAACAGCCCCTCCCAACAGGGTGACAAGCGTCTCGTTACAGTTGGGCAGCACATAGGCCACCACGTCTTTTTCGCCAATGCCCAGCTCGCGGAACATATTGGCTGCCTGGGTCACCTGATCCTTAAGCTGGCTCCAGGTCAGGGTTTCCGCCTTGTCGGTGG
This genomic interval carries:
- a CDS encoding alpha/beta hydrolase fold domain-containing protein, coding for MDYERLIDEETWAFIRKTGECYPEDAVELSIEEQRRVYNDMAREFLAPRPDLVSSEGRIVSEVPLRIYTAGDPSRTVLFCHGGGFVVGGLDSHDDVCAEICAQTGYRVVAVDYRLAPEHQHPAMFEDAWTALRWVVATYGKGVVLMGDSAGANLCAALAHAARADTELSSAIMGQVLVYGAFGGDINAGSYLEHAQAPMLTRDEILFYMDVRRPKGDLGPDATYAPLQDKDFTGLPPTVLVSADCDPVRDDSRDYRDRILAAGGKAYWINEPGLVHGFLRARHSVGRARDSFERISAAVEALGQGIWPYD
- a CDS encoding acyl-CoA synthetase encodes the protein MAFATIEDCIAMENEASWEERDNPVTLYQLLSRTTGKFPNNNAVSYQILSGPTDKAETLTWSQLKDQVTQAANMFRELGIGEKDVVAYVLPNCNETLVTLLGGAVAGIVNPINPLLEPEQIASILRETKAKVVVTLKPFPKTDVAQKVVEAVRHAPGVNTVLEVDLNRYLTPPKSWIVPLLRPKLENKDKIAHADYKSFRREMRKQPTTLTFADSTTDRVACYFHTGGTTGMPKVAQHKYSGMIYNGWIGSTLLYTENDNIMCPLPLFHVFACHVIIMASIASGAHVVFPTPQGYRGEGVFDNFWKLIERWKITFIITVPTAISAKMQRPVDADISTVKTAFSGSAPLPIELYRRFQEATGINIIEGYGLTEATCLVSCNPVDGEKKIGSIGITFPYTDVKIVKGTAEGLVECGVDEVGEICISNPGVYAGHTYTEAAKNVDLYYKDKYLRTGDLGRFDEDSYLWITGRAKDLIIRGGHNIDPAEIEEALLGHEAVAFAGAIGQPDAHAGELPCAFVELVEGASATAEELLDYCKIHVHERAAIPKHLTVLDELPKTAVGKVFKPDLRKHAITRVYNEALLKASSPARVVAVIDDKKRGLVAQLEANGASDADISAVLGGFTRPWEHMAAAAVAS